One part of the Epinephelus fuscoguttatus linkage group LG12, E.fuscoguttatus.final_Chr_v1 genome encodes these proteins:
- the LOC125897975 gene encoding uncharacterized protein LOC125897975: protein MSVSFLGGGGQRKLAVISPDSDGYSGQQLKGISGNRQCTLYIVPLQEEIDTTPLPPEAKEFEKMPKAPCNTCRKLVPLQALPDHIKSCKEENVDLCSSSDENYTQDDMSPLCSQSQAEMTAECPVCRGVFSINIIEIHASECGLRAADRDDNGNVSSEAMHSFQSSQDVLNWISCQVDEGSTFPLCVSRSDLFIRGMQQWQRQKKSSPKCRLKVTFFGESGIDTGALSKEFLTEMVAGIEQKLFTGSPDNKGKNPLYCLNSLDNNYFRTAGELMAGSMAQGGSLPNFMHEWCYRYLCSGDSDSIQVSTRDVTDLELSQLFLKEFSSITQNVCMCTNFLNVLIYFIKLSGVLLRNLLCFRAIVLHSTMRLVPMLDQLRKGLQLYDLLEVLKTHPDLCLPLFVPGEDDKVDAAFILEKCQPDFSEKGSVKYSREVNIMNFLQDFLQKTEDCGMFKLIYSY from the exons ATGTCTGTTTCATTTCTAGGTGGGGGTGGGCAACGCAAATTAGCTGTCATTTCTCCTGACTCAGATGGATACAGTGGGCAACAGCTAAAAGGAATCAGTGGGAATAGACAGTGTACACTGTACATTGTCCCTTTACAAGAGGAAATTGACACTACTCCGTTACCACCAGAAGCGAAAGAATTTGAAAAAATGCCCAAAGCACCATGCAACACTTGCAGGAAGCTTGTTCCTCTTCAGGCTCTTCCAGACCACATCAAGAGCTGCAAGGAGGAGAATGTAGATCTGTGCAGTTCTTCTGAT GAAAACTACACACAGGACGATATGTCTCCATTGTGCTCACAAAGCCAGGCAGAGATG acAGCTGAGTGTCCTGTGTGCAGAGGTGTATTCAGCATTAATATCATTGAGATTCACGCATCTGAGTGTGGATTACG AGCAGCAGACCGTGATGACAATGGCAATGTCTCAAGTGAAGCAATGCATTCTTTTCAAAG TTCACAGGATGTCCTGAACTGGATCAGTTGCCAGGTGGATGAAGGCAGCACATTTCCTCTTTGTGTGTCGAGAAGTGACCTCTTTATTAGAGGAATGCAACAGTGGCAACGCCAAAAAAAATCCTCCCCTAAATGCAGACTGAAGGTTACTTTTTTTGGGGAATCAGGCATTGACACCGGTGCTCTTAGTAAAGAATTTCTGACAG AAATGGTTGCAGGGATTGAACAGAAACTTTTCACGGGCAGCCCTGACAACAAGGGGAAAAATCCCCTTTACTGTCTCAACAGCCTGGATAACAACTACTTCAG gACTGCAGGAGAACTTATGGCAGGTAGCATGGCACAAGGTGGATCTCTCCCCAACTTTATGCATGAGTGGTGCTACAGATACCTCTGCTCTGGTGACTCTGACAGCATACAGGTGTCAACCAGAGATGTCACAGATTTGGAATTGTCACagctttttttaaaggaattttctTCAATTACacaaaatgtgtgcatgtgcactaATTTTCttaatgtattaatttattttataaaactgTCTGGAGTGTTACTCAGAAACCTTTTGTGTTTCAGGGCTATTGTACTGCACTCAACCATGAGACTAGTCCCCATGCTTGACCAGCTGAGAAAAGGCCTGCAGCTGTATGACCTACTGGAGGTTTTGAAGACACACCCAGACCTTTGTCTGCCACTGTTTGTACCAGGGGAAGATGATAAG gTGGATGCAGCTTTCATCCTGGAAAAGTGCCAGCCTGATTTCAGTGAGAAGGGCTCTGTGAAATACAGTAGAGAAGTAAACATCATGAACTTTCTCCAAGACTTCCTGCAAAAAACTGAGGATTGTGGTATGTTTAAGCTCATATACAGTTACTga